The following proteins come from a genomic window of Nostoc sp. ATCC 53789:
- a CDS encoding response regulator transcription factor translates to MRILLVEDDVRLAETLAEALTDQRYMVDVVTDGEAGWNQAKMLDYDLLLLDVMLPELDGISLCHRLRSHSYSMPVLMLTARDTVSDKITGLDAGADDYVVKPVDLQELFARIRALLRRGNVSSPPILEWGNLHLNPSTYEVSYGKNMLHLTPKEYGILELLLRNGRRVLSRSVIIEHIWSLESPPEEHAVKVHLRSLRQKLKAAGAFEDFIETVHGIGYRLKQLE, encoded by the coding sequence ATGCGGATTCTCTTAGTTGAAGATGATGTACGCCTTGCCGAGACTTTAGCAGAAGCCCTTACAGACCAGCGTTATATGGTTGATGTGGTGACAGATGGTGAGGCTGGATGGAATCAAGCCAAAATGCTGGACTATGATTTGCTGCTGTTGGATGTGATGTTGCCAGAACTCGATGGAATTAGTTTATGTCATCGATTGCGATCGCACAGCTACAGTATGCCTGTTCTCATGCTTACTGCGCGTGATACCGTTAGCGATAAAATCACCGGACTCGATGCGGGAGCTGATGATTATGTCGTTAAACCAGTGGATTTGCAAGAACTATTTGCCCGAATTCGCGCCTTGCTTCGTCGGGGTAACGTTTCATCGCCACCGATTTTGGAATGGGGCAATCTGCACCTCAATCCCAGCACTTATGAAGTGAGTTATGGGAAAAATATGCTACATTTAACCCCAAAAGAGTACGGCATATTAGAGTTATTGCTACGAAATGGTCGTCGTGTCCTTAGTCGCAGCGTAATTATTGAACATATTTGGTCGCTAGAGTCACCTCCAGAAGAACATGCTGTGAAAGTTCATCTCAGAAGCCTGCGTCAGAAGCTCAAAGCAGCCGGAGCTTTTGAAGATTTTATTGAAACAGTTCATGGTATTGGCTATCGTCTTAAACAACTCGAATAA